CGCGTCGGCCCCAGCGGCAGCAGCCGAACAGCGGCACTGAGCTGATTGGCAACCCAGCCGTAGAGATAACCCTCCACCATCTCTTCCTGGGACACCTCCAACGCCAATGCCGCAGCAGCCCAGGCAGCCGGCCAGCTCAACGGCACCGCTTCAGGGAGGGGCCGGTCCATGTCAGCCAAAAGCTGCAACAAGGACTGGCCCATCTGACGCTGTTGCGCACGCAGCTCAGAGGCTTCACGGGTGGCAAGCAACCAGCCGTCCAGGTCGATCAAACGCTCCTTCGCCGCAGCCTCACCTGCCGACCAGGCCGCAAGCTCGCGTGCCAGAGACGGAAGCGCTGCAGCCTCCAACCGCAACGCACCGCGCTGCAGTTCAGCCTCCAGCCAACCCTGCAACTGAAAATCATCCGCAATCGCCCCCGACTGAATCAACACCTCCAGCCCCTCGGAGTAACTGAAAGCACCCACCGGAAGGGCAGGACTCACCAGCTGGAGCAAGGACAGCGACGTCATCCGTGGGAATGCTCCGCATAGGCACCACTCTCAGGAGCAAACGGCTGGCAGCAGCGGCTCACCCGCAGCCCCCGACTCTCGAGCATGCCGGCCAGCACAGAGTCGTCTGGCAACAGCAGCTGTCGCTCATGCAGCTCGAGAGCCACGTGGCGATTGCCCAGGTGATAAGCCGCCTGCAGCAATTCCAGGGCAGAACCCGCTTCCACCCGCAATAACGCTTCCGGTGCGGCGGCAATCTCAACGCGCACGGAGCCAGCCTGATCGGTCAGGCAATCCCCGGGCTTCAAAGCACCATGCCTCGGCAGCTGCAGCAACACCTCGCGACCGCAAGCCGTCTGACGTCGTCCCCGCAGCACGGTGCGCTCATCGGCCGTCAGTGGCAGCCGCAAACCAGCCATCGCCCCGTCTCGCTCACAACGCTGCACCAACACGATCACCGTGTCATTCACAAGCACCCTCCAGCCTGCGGAAAGCCTGCCCAGCGATGTCCTCGCGTTTTGGTGCGCATTGCTACAAAACAATCGGTCATTGACATCCGAGCCTTCTCCAATGAGAGGTCTTGAGCCCTGGCACGGAAGTTGCCACCTGCAATTTCAGCTGGATCAGCTCGGCCGCACCCGACACCAGGGGGGCTGCAGTGCGCCTTTCAAACTGATGCGTGCCGAAATCGGCGGCGATGGCCGCTGCGACATCCCCCTGCTGCACACGGCCGGAGGGCTTGTTGGGGGTGACCGCCTCAGCATCGATCTGCATCTTTCAGAACACAGCCGCGGCCTGGTGACCAGCGTGGCTGCGCAGAAGGTGTATGGCTCGATCGGCCTCAGCCGCATCCAGCCCCAAGGCTCCTGGGCAGAACAAACCGTGAAGGCAGAGCTCAGTGACCACGCGGATCTGGAGTGGCTCCCCCAGGAACTGGTGCTCTACGCCAACGCGCTCTACGCACAAAGCCTGCGCGTGAGCTTGCCTGACAACGCCTCGTTCCTCAGCGCCGAAATTGTGCGACTGGGCCGCACCGCTGCCGGCGAACAACTTGACCAGGGGCGTTGGCGCTCCAGCCTGGAGATTCAGCGTTGTAGCCCTGCAGGACGTCGCTGGGAGCTCGTGGACCGAATCGAACTGGGAGGCGACAGCCTGAGTGACAGTCACGGCATGGGCGGAGCCCCGGTGTACGGATCGCTGGCGTGGGCCGCCCCGCTCAGCCTGGAACCGGAGCAGATCCAAAACCTGCTGGACGGAGCAAGGGCTGATCGTGAAGGACTGGAGGGCACGATGCGCTGCAGCGCGCTGGCACAAGGACTGGTGGCTCGCTACAAGGGTCACTCCAGCCGCGATGCCCGCTTCTGGTTCAGCAGGATCTGGGCCCGCACCCGCCGTTTGCGGACCCTGAGTCAACCCGAGATTCCACGGGTTTGGCCCTTGCAGGAACTGCCCTTGCGGCGATCAGAGTCCACACTGAACACTGCGCCGACGCCGGCGGAGACACACTGAAGAAGACCGAGCTTCGCCATGCATCTCAGTCCCCAGGAAAAGGACAAGCTCCTGATCGTGACCGCAGCCCTGCTGGCCGAGCGGCGTTTGAACCGCGGCCTCAAGCTCAACCACCCCGAAGCGGTGGCCTGGCTCAGCTTTCTCGTGCTGGAAGGCGCCCGTGATGGCAAGAGCGTGGCGGAGCTCATGCAGGACGGCACCACCTGGCTGCGTCAGGACCAGGTGATGGAGGGCGTGCCCGAGCTCGTCCATGAGGTGCAGATCGAGGCCGTGTTCCCCGATGGCACCAAGCTCGTCACCCTGCACGATCCGATTCGCTGAGGCAGAACCCATGGCACCTCTCATTCCAGGCGAACTGCTTCCCGAACCGGGTGAACTGGAGCTGAATGCAGGCCGACCCGTCACCACACTGAGCGTCTCCAACAGCGGCGACCGGCCGGTGCAGGTGGGCTCCCATTTCCATTTCGCCGAAGCCAATGCCGCCCTGCAGTTCGACCGGACCGCAGCCCGCGGTCAACGGCTCGACATCCCCGCCGGCACCGCCATCCGCTTCGAACCCGGCGACAGCCGCGACGTGAACCTGATTCCCTTCGCCGGTGCGCGACGCGTCATCGGCTTCAACGGCCAGATCAACGGACCCCTCGACGCCTGACCCATGCCCTACCGCATCTCCCGCCAGGCCTACGCCGAGACCTACGGACCCACCACCGGCGACAGGGTTCGCCTAGCCGACACCGAGCTGATCCTGGAAGTCGAGAAGGACTACACCGTCTACGGCGATGAGGTGAAGTTCGGCGGCGGCAAGGTGATCCGCGACGGCATGGGCCAATCCCAGACCCCTCGCGCCGAGGGCGCCGTCGACACGGTGATCACCAACGCCCTGATCCTCGACTGGTGGGGCATCGTCAAAGCCGATGTCGGCCTCAAGGACGGCCGCATCGTCGGCATCGGCAAAGCCGGCAACCCCGACACCCAGGAAGGGGTGACGATCGTGGTGGGCCCAGGCACGGAAGCCATCGCTGGGGAAGGGCACATCCTCACGGCCGGTGGCATCGACACCCACATCCACTTCATCTGCCCCCAGCAGATCGAAACGGCCCTGGCCAGCGGCGTCACCACCCTGATGGGCGGCGGCACCGGACCGGCCACCGGCACCAATGCCACCACCTGCACCCCTGGCGCCTTCCACATCGGGCGGATGCTCCAGGCCGCTGAAGGCCTGCCGGTGAACCTGGGCTTTTTCGGCAAGGGCAACGCCAGCACCCCGGAAGCGCTGGAAGAACAGGTGCGTGCCGGCGCCTGCGGCCTGAAGCTGCACGAAGACTGGGGCACCACCCCCGCCACCATCGATGCTTGCCTGTCGGTGGCCGACCGGATGGACGTGCAGGTCTGCATCCACACCGACACCTTGAATGAAGCCGGCTTCGTGGAAGACACGATCGCCGCCATCAAGGGACGCACGATTCACACCTTCCACACCGAAGGCGCCGGCGGTGGCCATGCCCCAGACATCATCAAGATCTGCGGTGAAGCCAACGTGCTGCCGAGCAGCACCAATCCCACCCGGCCCTACACCCGCAACACGCTCGAAGAGCACCTCGACATGTTGATGGTGTGCCACCACCTCGACCCGAAGATCCCCGAAGACGTGGCCTTCGCGGAATCGCGGATCCGGCGCGAAACGATCGCCGCCGAAGACATCCTTCACGACCTAGGCGCCTTCTCAATCATTGCCAGCGACTCCCAGGCCATGGGCCGCGTCGGCGAGGTGATCACCCGCACCTTCCAGACCGCCCACAAGATGAAGGTGCAGCGCGGTGCCCTGCCGGAAGACTCCGCTCGCAACGACAACCACCGGCTGAAGCGCTACATCGCCAAGGTGACGATCAACCCGGCATTGGCCCACGGCATCAGCAGCGAAGTGGGGTCGATCGAAACCGGCAAGCTCGCTGATCTGGTGCTGTGGAAGCCGGGCTTCTTCGGCATTCGCCCGGAACTGGTGGTGAAGGGCGGTTCGATCGTCTGGGCCCAGATGGGCGACGCCAACGCCTCGATTCCCACCCCCGGCCCGGTGCACGGCCGACCGATGTTCGGCGCCTTCGGCAAAGCCCTCGCCCCCAGCTGTCTCACCTTTGTGAGCGAAGCGGGGATGGATGCCGACATCCAACGTCAGCTGGGGCTGGAGCGCACCTGCATGGCGGTGAAAGAGACCCGCAGCGTGGGCAAGAGCGCCCTCAAGCTGAATTCAGCCCTGCCCAAGGTGAGTGTGGACCCGCAGACCTATGAGGTATTTGCCGATGGTGAACTGCTCACCTGTGAGCCCGCCGAGGTGCTGCCCCTCGCCCAGCGCTACCTGCTGCTTTGAGCCCCACGCTGCTGGTGGTCCAACATGTGGACCACGAAGGGCCTGATCTGATCGGCCGTTTGGCAAGTCAACAAGGCCTCACCATTCGAACCGTGCGTCCGGACCGGGGCGATGCGCTGCCCGCACCGAGCGATTGTCCGGACTGCCTGGCTCTGGTGCTGGGGGGACCGATGGGAGTCAACGATCGACACAGCGCAGGATTGAATTGGCTGCAAACGGAACTCGATTGGCTGGCGGCGTGGCACCAAGCTGAAAAGCCGGTCATCGGCATCTGCCTGGGAGCACAGCTCCTGGCCGTCGCCGCAGGCGGTTCAGTCGAGGCACTGCAGGTAGGTGAACCACCTCACCCCCTAAAAGAAGTGGGACTCGGGGCGATTCACTGGCTGGTGGGAGCCGACGCCGAACCGTTGCTGGAAGACTTGGGCACAAGCACCACGGTGCTGCACTGGCACGGCGACCGCATTCGTCTTCCCGAACAGGCCACACTGCTGGGGTCCTCGCTGCACTGTGCGGAACAGGTGTTTCGGATCGGTCGCCACGCCCTGGGCCTGCAATGCCATCTCGAGGTGAGCACGGCGTCACTCGAGCAATGGATCACACAAGACGAGGCCTATTTGGTGAGCGCCATGGGCACGCAAGGCCCTGCGCAGATCAAGCGAGTGTGGCAACGCGTGGGGAACGACCTGCAAATCCAAGGCTCACGCTTCTTCGCAGCCGCTCTGCGGCAGTTGCTACCGCTCACAACAAAAAGAAGCTGAAGCGAATTAGTTCTCGCCAAGCAAAAATCAAAATCAAAAATTTTCTAAATTTGTATCAGCCTGAACGACCAAAGAAGAGACGCATTACAGACAATCGCTGCGTAGCAGTTGCTACAAAACGTTCACCACGTAACACACGTGGCGCAGTACGACTCAGGCCATGGAACGGGGACCTGGGCTTGCTTCGTTGAACAACCATGAGCACACTCCTCTATCGCGGACACACCTACAGCCCTAATCACTGCGCCGCACAAAAGCCGGTGATTCAGCTGACGTACCGCCGCAATGTGTATCAGTCACGGCAGACATCTCCTCAAAGGATTCCCGTGGAGTTGATTTATCGCGGTGTTCAGTACACACGCTGAGCAATTCGCAACTCGGTATCAAGAAAAACAACTGAGGCCAGGCTCTAAAGGGGTTAATAGATCCAGCGATGCATAAGTTGCGTGGATCTAATCGCACAACCCCACGACTCTGATCTGGTGCTGCTGCAACCAGCGAGCATCCACGGAGTGTTCTGGCTTCAGTGCCACTTTCCTCAAAGTGAATGGGACGCTCTGCTCTCAGGGCAGGCCGTGTTTGAAGTGAGCTGCATGAAGCAATTGGCTCAAGATGCCCGACTGGCAGGCGTCAGCCTGGATTGGGCAACTTCTGTAGCTTCCTGAGGCCTATCCAGCCATCAAACGGTTCAAGCGTGGCAGCTCGGTGAACGAATCACGCCACTCTTGAACCCAAAGCTCTTGGCTGCGTTCGTACACACGCATCAATTCTTCGACAGCAGCATCACGAAAGTCGACGCGTAAATCCAAAAGTGGAAAGGCGGCTTCACCACTGACCTGAACCGCAGCCGATGTGGATGTTTCAGAACGATGGTCACCGCCTGCGGCTTCACCTGCCTGTAGAGCCAACATCAATCGCCTACCCAATTTCCATGTCGGGTCGCTGTTGAGAAATCCCTCCTCGATGGCTGCAAGCACCTCTTCTCCGACCAGGTAATTCCCTGCCACCGAAAGATTTAAGTGATGGCGGTGGCCAGCCCAGCCACCACAGGATTGACCAGTCCAACAGGCTGTCCGACCTGCGGAATCAATGAGATGAAACTGACGCTGATCGCGGTGGGGATCATCGGCAAGCAGGCTGCTGAGCACCCCATCGGCATCGGCACTTTGTTCGAGCCGTTCCAGACCACAGATCCCGAGATAGGGATTGGTGTGTGCCTGCGTGGCCACAGCACCGACACCAGAACGAATGTGAGGAACAGTGGATCCAACTGCTAAGTGACAGGTCGCCACGGCTACTCCAAAACGGCCGTTGCTTGGATCTCGGGCAACGATCGAAAAGGTCATGTCAGCGCACAATCGAGCCGCTGAATGGTTTCCAGCAAGACGGCCGTGCCATCCACACACTGGCGGTCACTGGTGAATTCAGCCGCTGAATGGCTGAGACCATCTCGACTGGGAACAAAAATCATGCCCATCGGCCAGCGACGGCCAATCTCTTGGGCATCGTGGCTGGCGCGACTCGGAAGGCCGCTCCAGTTCAAGCCGAGATCCGTCGCCACGGACGCGATCGTTGACATCACCATGGCAGAAGCAGGAGTCGGCTCCACCTGGAACTGGGGCTCCAAGCGAATCGGGCATCCCGTCGCTGTGGAGATCCGTTCCAGCTCATCCTCCAGGCTGGAGACCAATTGATCCAGCACAGCTGGGCTGAGATCCCTAATGTCCACCGTCATCGAAACGGAACCGGGCACCACGTTGGCGGCATTGGGCCAAACCTCCAGTCGACCCACCGTCGCCACAGGATCTCCTGGATGCTGTTGGGCGATGGACTCCACCGCGAGCACAACTCTGGACGCTGCAGCCAAGGCGTCCTTGCGCAAGGTCATCGGCGTCGTGCCGGCATGGTTGGGCTGACCCTCCACCTGAATGGAGAAACGCCGCTGACCAACGATGCCCTCAACAACACCAATGGCGTCACCACGATGCTCCAGAACAGCCCCCTGCTCGACGTGCAACTCCAGAAAAGCAGCAACCGCATGATCCGGGCGACAGGCAGACGCCAATGCAGGCCAGTGCCCACCAATACGCTTCAGATTGACGTCAATCGGCTCACCATTGCTGGTGGCATAGGCCGTCGGCTCCGCAGACGCCGTTCCAGCCATGCCCTTGCAGCCAACCATCGTCGACTCTTCGTCGGCAAATGCGACCACCTCAAAGGAATGGCGTAACTGAAGGCCTGCATCCTTAAGGGCTCGTGCAACCTCAAGACCGGCCAACACCCCCAGCACCCCATCAAAGCGACCGCCGGTTGGCACCGTGTCCAAATGGGAGCCCGTCATCAGCACGGGCAACGCAGGATCCTGCCCTTCCAAGCGACCGATCAAATTGCCAGCGGTATCAACGCGAACCTGCATGCCGGACTCTTTCATCCAGGCCGCTAACTGATCACGACCCTGCACATCGGTCTCACTGAAACCGCGCCGACAAACACTGCCATCCGCTTGCAGGCCGATGGAGGCCATCTGATCGAGCGTTTGAAGCAGACGACCACGGTTGGGAATCACCGCTGTTTTCCGAACCGCCGCCTCCACTGGAGTGACTTGTGGACGATTGGAAAGCAGTTGTGGCAACGATCGTGACCTTCGGTTCAAACCAAAGGTCAGCATCGCCCGAGTTTCCAAAACCTCCTGTCGTCAATGCAACGGTTTAACGCTGATCAAAGAATTCAAACGGGCATCAACACGCGCCAGCCCAACCGCTCCGCTTCCTCACGGGCCTGAGCAGGGACATCAGCAGCCACGAACATGCGATGCAACATCTGCACCCCCAGCAGATGGTTGATCACAGCATCCATCTGAACACGTTCAGAATCCGTGGTCTGCGGGTCGTCATGGCGATCAAAGAGAGCCCGCACACCCTCTTTACTCAAGAGTCCAGCGGCATCAATCGCTTCATCACTGAGATAGTCGTCCGCCAGCTGTTTCATCTGCGCCCACTTCTCCGGCTCGGTGTGGGCGGGTGGCGCCATGAAGGCAAACTTCTCACGCTTGTAGAGCACCTCTGGAAGCAGCCCAGCCATCGCTTCCCGCAACACGTATTTCTCTGTTTTGCCTTTGATCCGCAATTCCGGTGGAACCTGCACCGCTGCGGCGGCGAGATGGTGATCCAGGAATGCCGGACGGGCCTCCATGGAATTGGCCATGTCGACCCGGTCGCCACCCCAGGTGAGGATCTGGCCCTCCAGCATGGTCTTGATCCAGACGTACTGGGCCTTGTCCAAAGCGTGGCGACCCTCCAGCTGATCGGGGTCAAGCTGTGCGGCAATCGCCTGGCCAGGCGAGTAGCCCTCAAGCGCCTGGCGGCGAGGCTCCGCCAGCAATGCCGGAACGAGCGGAGCACAGGCAAGCCAGGGTTGCAGGCAACTCGGAGTGAAACCCACCACGGCCTCCAGAGCAGGATCATCCACTTGATCGGCTGCCAACATCGCTCCCTGCACCAGAGCATTCGACTGCTGCAACAGCAACTCCCAATTGCTGCGTTCCTCCTGCGGAAGATCATCAAGACCGTGCAGAAACATGTCGCGGCGAAACGCGGGGTAGCCGCCGAACAACTCGTCGGAGCCTTCACCCGTCATCACCACCTTGTAGTCCACGTTGTTGACGTGGCGACTCATCAGAAATTTGGCCACCGCCAGGGTGTTGTAGATCGTGCGCTCCGTATGCCAGATCGTGCGCTCCATGAATCCATAGAGCTCTCGCCCTGACAGGCGCATCACATCCTGTTCCGCTCCCGTGGCTTCCGCCATTTCCTGGGCGATCGGTGATTCGTCATATCGGGCATCATCAAAACCGATGGTGAAGGCCCGCACCGGGGACTGACTCACCGCAGAGGCCAGACCAAGGATCGAGCAACTGTCGATCCCTCCGGACAGGTAGCAACCCACCGGCACGTCAGCGACCATGCGCAGTTCCACCGCTTCCAACAGCGCTGCGCGAACGGCCGCCACGTGATCCGCTTCGCTCAGGCTTTGATCGCGCTCATCTTTGCGCGGGAAATTCAGATCCCAGTACGACCACTCGGACACCTCGAGCTGACCTTGGGCACGCTGCACCTTCAGCACATGCCCCGGCTTCACCTGATGAACCCCTGCAAACGCGGTGGTGCCAGGCACCATCGTCTGCATCAGCTGATGGAACAATCCTTCTGAGGTGAAACGCCGCTCCACCGCAGGATGGGCAAACAACACCTTGAGCTCCGAACCGAACACCAGTCCCTCGGAGGTCATCGCCCAGTACTGGGGCTTGATCCCGAAACGATCCCGCACCAGATACAGACAATCCTCTTCGCGATCAAATAACGCGAAGGCGAACTCCCCGCGTAACAAGGGCAGGGTCGCGTTCAAGCCTTGACGCTGATACAGCCGCAACAGAATCTCGGAATCGCTCTTGCTGCTGAAGCGAACTCCCTGAGCGGTGAGATCGGCGCGAATGCGCTGGAAGTCATAGAACTCACCGTTGTGGGCCATCAACACCTCACCGTCATCGGTGAGAAAGGGCTGCCGCGCCCTTGACTCGTTCAGATCAATGATCGACAGACGGGCATGGCAGAAGCCAACCCCGGCCTGATCGAGACACTCCACCCCGAATCCATCCGGCCCGCGATGGGACTGGATCGCTGCCATGTTGACCAGCAGCTGCCGATCGACCGTCTGGTCACGATCAGCGTTGAACACACCTCCGATGCCGCACATAAGCCTGATTCAGACGACGTCCATGACCCGGTCAGCCCGGTCCACCATGCAGGTGAGCAGAGCCATGCGCAGAAACACCGCTCCCCGTGCCTGGCTGAAATACCAGTTCTGAGGTGTTTCATCCATGCAGGTGCTCAGTTCGGCTCCGCGGGCCAGCGGATGCAGAACGATCGAGCCATCTTTGTAGGGCAGATCCTTGGTCAACCGAAACTGCGACCCATGCACCTCGAAACTGTCGCCCACCCAGGCAATGGCATTGATGTAGGTGACATCCAGGTGGGGCAATTCCGTGCGTAAGTCCGCGCTGCAACGCAGCTTGAGACCGGCCTCCTGGAGCTCCTCAAACTGGCCGGCATCAAACAACGTGTCTTCAGGATCCGCATCAGCGGAATGAATCACCACAACCTCCTCAACGATCTGAGGGAACTTGGCCAGGATCCTGAGCAGCGAACGCACCGTGCGCATCCTGGACGGCACACCGATCACGCCGATCCTGATCCTCTGGTCCGCAGCAACGACGAGCTGGGCCAGGCTCGGACGCCACTTGAAAATCGTGAATAGATCCGCCATTGCCTGCGTGGGGTGCTCATCCAGGCCATTCCCGGCATTGATGATCGGAATGCGCAGGGTTTGCGACATGGCATAAACCGCGCCGGGATCGCTGTCCCGCAGCACCACGCAGTCGCCGTAGTTGTTGAACATGTGCGCCACATCCTCGAGCGATTCGCCTTTGGCAATCCCCGTGGTGGAGCGGTCTGTGATGTTGATGGAGCTGCCACCAAGCCGATGCCAGGCACTGTCGAATGACAAGCGCGTGCGCGTGCTGGGCTCGTAGAAGGCGTTGATCAGAATCTTGCCCTGCAGCGGCATGTTGTGGGTGATGTAGCGCTCGGGATTGCTCTCGTACTTCGCCGCCAGCCGAAACAACTGCAGCAGCGTTTGCGGACGAAACGACTGGATCGAAACCACGTGCTGATCCACCAGATCGAGCAGCGGTTCCGCCTCCTCCTCAATGCAGGTCAGCAGCGACTGAGGCTGCGTACGGCCATAGACATCTGGGCCGAGAGGGTCGAACCGCATGGGCGCCTCCTCAACCTCCAGAGCAACTTGTTTGGTATTCAACATCGAGGCTCCCGGGCGCAATCCCGATCAAACGGAACGTGAGCAGCGCCATCCATGTGACTTAAATCACCCTCTAGCAACAGAGGGCAGCGAAGCCAGCAAATCCAGGAGATCTTTGGAACTGATTCCAAATTCAGTCGCAACCACTACCAAACTCGGCCATTGCGCCACTCCACAAACCAGATCAGCAGCAACACCACCACCGACAGCGACAGCGCCAGCTGACTGCCCAGCAGCACCAACTCAAACCCCTTAAGGCCGAGTACCACCGCAAACAAGGAAGTGATCATGCGTCCTCCTTCAAGAGTGCGAAATCAAACCGTTCCGGCCAAAAGCGGCTGCCCACCAGCATCACCAGCGCAGAAATGGCTGCTGAAAACACCGCAGCGCAGTAGGGCGCAATCAACACGTAAGCGGCCAGGCCCACCAGGCTTCCACTGAGCATCGCCAGGATGGCTGCTCCACGGCTGGCGGAGCGCCAGTACAAACCGCAAGCCACCGGCCAAACGGTTGACGCCACCAGAGCACCGGTGAAGAACAGCACCGATGCCAGCGAATCCAGCCGCGGCCAGGACAGCGCCAGGGTGACGACGGCCAATCCCACCACCATCAGCCGCGCCGCTTGCTTGAGCTGCAGATCACTGGCCTGGGGCCGCAACAGCCGGAAATACACATCTTCCGCCAACAGATCGGCGGTGGATGCCAGCAACGAATCCAAGGTGGAGGTGAGCGAGGCAAACACCACCACAAACACCAGGGCCGCGCCGCCCGCCCCGAGCAGATCAGCTGCCATCACGGGGAACACCATGTTCACCTGCTCGAGGGGCAACGCACGGGCCAGAGCCACCAGGCCGATGGAGCCCGTCACCATCGGCACACTCATCCAGGCGATGCCCCCCAACACGAACGAGGTCATCACCACCGAGCGCCGACTGGCGAAGACCCGGGACCACCAGATGTTGTTGTGAAACACCTCTCCCATCGAAAAAAGGGCGGAATTCCAGGCGATCAACAAACCCGCCGGCAGCAGCAGATCAAGCCGATCGGGATGCCGATTCACCAGGGCGGCATGCACATCCGGCATCGGGAACTGGCGAAACGCCAGAACAGCCACCACCGCCAGCAACACCATGATCAACAAGGACTGAATGAAGTCCGTGCCGATCACCGCACGCATGCCGCCATACAAGGTGTAAAGGGTCGCGACGCCGATCACGACCACCATGCCGACGTGGTAATCGAAGCCTGAAAGCGCTTGCAGCAACAGGCCCGCACCCATCGCCTGGGTCATCAGAAAACCCAGGGTGTAGATGGCCGTGATCACCATGAACACCCACCAGGCCAACCGGCCGTAGCGCAGGCGAATGAAGTCGCCGCTGGTGCGCCCGTTGGGCATCAACTGCTTGATCCGCGAGGCCAGGGGAGCGAACAGGATCAAGCCCAACCCGGCTAGGGCATAGCTGAACATCCCCCAGAGCCCGGTCTTGTAGCCAAACTCCGGAGCCAGCAAGGTGGTGTTGCCGGTCACCCAAGAGGCCATCAACGTGGCCGTGCTCAAGGCCAGGCCGATGTTGCGGCCAGCCAGCATGTACTCATCGGCATCACCCTTGCCCCGTCGCCCCCAGGCCACACCCAGGGCGACCCAAAGCACAGAGAACAGAACCACCAGAGCCCAAGCGATGCCAGGGGCTAAGAACGGAGTGCTTCCAGCCATCAGTCAGCCCCCCGATCACGCCAATGCAGGTGGCCGCGCACAATCATCACCACAGTCGACACTGTGACCAGTGCGCCAAGGGCGAAGATCAATCGCGCCCAGAGCAGTTCATTCAAGACGAGAGAGGGTGTTGGCTTCGCTGATCAGATAAGCAAACACCGCATGCGAGGCCGAGGACTTCTGGCGATTCCAGTGCTCGGGACTACGCAAAACGCCAAGCCATAACGCATTCCCAAGCCAAATTGCGGAATGTGTAGCAACCACAACCCGTGAGGGGGCAGGCGGAGGTCTTGGATGCCGGTCCACCAAGGTTTCGGGATGTTCACCGACTACAAACCCTCGGTCGGCTACGACGAATATTTTTGCAGCAGCACGGCATCGCCCAGGGCAGACCTAGCGCCTCTGCTCTCATCTCTCGGCCAAATGGGGTTGCAGGAACTGAACCGCAACCATGCTTCCGCGAGCCACCTGCTGCGTCGATTGGGCGCCACCTTCCGGCTGAATGATTCCGGACTAAGCGGCAGTGAACGCATCCTTCCCTTCGATCCACTGCCGCGGTT
This region of Synechococcus sp. NOUM97013 genomic DNA includes:
- a CDS encoding DUF4278 domain-containing protein → MSTLLYRGHTYSPNHCAAQKPVIQLTYRRNVYQSRQTSPQRIPVELIYRGVQYTR
- a CDS encoding DUF1028 domain-containing protein, with the protein product MTFSIVARDPSNGRFGVAVATCHLAVGSTVPHIRSGVGAVATQAHTNPYLGICGLERLEQSADADGVLSSLLADDPHRDQRQFHLIDSAGRTACWTGQSCGGWAGHRHHLNLSVAGNYLVGEEVLAAIEEGFLNSDPTWKLGRRLMLALQAGEAAGGDHRSETSTSAAVQVSGEAAFPLLDLRVDFRDAAVEELMRVYERSQELWVQEWRDSFTELPRLNRLMAG
- a CDS encoding urease accessory protein UreD translates to MRGLEPWHGSCHLQFQLDQLGRTRHQGGCSAPFKLMRAEIGGDGRCDIPLLHTAGGLVGGDRLSIDLHLSEHSRGLVTSVAAQKVYGSIGLSRIQPQGSWAEQTVKAELSDHADLEWLPQELVLYANALYAQSLRVSLPDNASFLSAEIVRLGRTAAGEQLDQGRWRSSLEIQRCSPAGRRWELVDRIELGGDSLSDSHGMGGAPVYGSLAWAAPLSLEPEQIQNLLDGARADREGLEGTMRCSALAQGLVARYKGHSSRDARFWFSRIWARTRRLRTLSQPEIPRVWPLQELPLRRSESTLNTAPTPAETH
- a CDS encoding urease accessory protein UreF, whose product is MTSLSLLQLVSPALPVGAFSYSEGLEVLIQSGAIADDFQLQGWLEAELQRGALRLEAAALPSLARELAAWSAGEAAAKERLIDLDGWLLATREASELRAQQRQMGQSLLQLLADMDRPLPEAVPLSWPAAWAAAALALEVSQEEMVEGYLYGWVANQLSAAVRLLPLGPTRAQVLQHRLQPLIRGEADQLLRCDLQTLWTGGVGAGMAQLAHAELYSRLFRS
- a CDS encoding type 1 glutamine amidotransferase, with product MVQHVDHEGPDLIGRLASQQGLTIRTVRPDRGDALPAPSDCPDCLALVLGGPMGVNDRHSAGLNWLQTELDWLAAWHQAEKPVIGICLGAQLLAVAAGGSVEALQVGEPPHPLKEVGLGAIHWLVGADAEPLLEDLGTSTTVLHWHGDRIRLPEQATLLGSSLHCAEQVFRIGRHALGLQCHLEVSTASLEQWITQDEAYLVSAMGTQGPAQIKRVWQRVGNDLQIQGSRFFAAALRQLLPLTTKRS
- a CDS encoding urease subunit gamma, with amino-acid sequence MHLSPQEKDKLLIVTAALLAERRLNRGLKLNHPEAVAWLSFLVLEGARDGKSVAELMQDGTTWLRQDQVMEGVPELVHEVQIEAVFPDGTKLVTLHDPIR
- the ureE gene encoding urease accessory protein UreE, whose product is MNDTVIVLVQRCERDGAMAGLRLPLTADERTVLRGRRQTACGREVLLQLPRHGALKPGDCLTDQAGSVRVEIAAAPEALLRVEAGSALELLQAAYHLGNRHVALELHERQLLLPDDSVLAGMLESRGLRVSRCCQPFAPESGAYAEHSHG
- a CDS encoding urease subunit beta, encoding MAPLIPGELLPEPGELELNAGRPVTTLSVSNSGDRPVQVGSHFHFAEANAALQFDRTAARGQRLDIPAGTAIRFEPGDSRDVNLIPFAGARRVIGFNGQINGPLDA
- the ureC gene encoding urease subunit alpha, which translates into the protein MPYRISRQAYAETYGPTTGDRVRLADTELILEVEKDYTVYGDEVKFGGGKVIRDGMGQSQTPRAEGAVDTVITNALILDWWGIVKADVGLKDGRIVGIGKAGNPDTQEGVTIVVGPGTEAIAGEGHILTAGGIDTHIHFICPQQIETALASGVTTLMGGGTGPATGTNATTCTPGAFHIGRMLQAAEGLPVNLGFFGKGNASTPEALEEQVRAGACGLKLHEDWGTTPATIDACLSVADRMDVQVCIHTDTLNEAGFVEDTIAAIKGRTIHTFHTEGAGGGHAPDIIKICGEANVLPSSTNPTRPYTRNTLEEHLDMLMVCHHLDPKIPEDVAFAESRIRRETIAAEDILHDLGAFSIIASDSQAMGRVGEVITRTFQTAHKMKVQRGALPEDSARNDNHRLKRYIAKVTINPALAHGISSEVGSIETGKLADLVLWKPGFFGIRPELVVKGGSIVWAQMGDANASIPTPGPVHGRPMFGAFGKALAPSCLTFVSEAGMDADIQRQLGLERTCMAVKETRSVGKSALKLNSALPKVSVDPQTYEVFADGELLTCEPAEVLPLAQRYLLL